From Nitrosopumilus zosterae, the proteins below share one genomic window:
- a CDS encoding type II toxin-antitoxin system RatA family toxin produces the protein MANAIGTGVTVPDFRHVAHHSLFAMQLESNIFNAEELTLHMATIEVEVEINSTVDKVWEIVSDIDNEPRFWKGTKGVKNLSKEGNIIKREITIAFRDQKCLQEVKLEPKNRIEAKFTKGIINGEKIVLIIPNGENTILKTIWDIKLTGMMGMFTGMIKNHIKSGTEQAMRSIKEEIER, from the coding sequence ATGGCAAACGCCATTGGAACTGGAGTTACTGTTCCGGATTTTAGGCATGTTGCCCATCACAGTCTATTTGCAATGCAGTTGGAATCTAATATATTTAATGCGGAAGAATTGACTTTGCACATGGCTACAATTGAGGTAGAAGTTGAAATTAATTCCACAGTAGACAAAGTTTGGGAGATAGTATCAGATATTGACAATGAACCCAGATTTTGGAAGGGAACAAAAGGAGTCAAAAATCTATCAAAGGAAGGGAACATAATCAAAAGAGAGATTACCATTGCATTTAGAGATCAAAAATGCCTGCAAGAAGTAAAACTAGAACCTAAAAATAGAATTGAAGCCAAGTTCACTAAAGGAATCATTAATGGCGAAAAAATTGTACTCATCATTCCAAATGGAGAGAATACCATACTAAAAACAATCTGGGACATAAAATTAACTGGAATGATGGGGATGTTTACAGGTATGATTAAAAACCACATCAAAAGTGGAACCGAACAAGCCATGCGCAGTATCAAAGAAGAAATCGAGAGATAG